One Microlunatus soli genomic window carries:
- a CDS encoding polyribonucleotide nucleotidyltransferase gives MEGPGIKFSEAVIDNGALGKHTIRFESGLLAQQAAGSAAVYIDGDTMLLSATSAQAKPRDAIDFFPLTVDVEEKMYAAGKIPGSFFRREGRPSESAILTCRLIDRPLRPLFVKGLRNEVQVVITVLALNPEKLYDVVAINAASMSTQLAGLPFSGPVAGVRVALIGDQWVGFPDASQLEDASFDMVVAGRVRPDGDVAIAMVEAESTEQTWELVRSGKTAPTEEIVAEGLEAAKPFIKSLCDAQAELAAQFPKETAQFPIFTDYEDDVYAAVQAEATAELDRLTQIPGKHERNDATAEYKAQVKEKLAAQFEGREKEISGAFSALTKKVVRQRVLKDKVRIDGRGLADIRTLSAEVSVVPRVHGSALFQRGETQILGISTLNMLGMEQKLDNLGPDKTKRYMHNYNFPPYSTGETGRVGSPKRREIGHGALAERAILPVLPDREEFPYAIRQVSEALGSNGSTSMGSVCASTLALLNAGVPLRAPVAGIAMGLMSEEVDGETHYVTLTDILGDEDAMGDMDFKVAGTSEFITALQLDTKLDGIPADVLAGALRQAKDARTTILEVMAEAIDKPDEMSLYAPRIITLKIPVDKIGEVIGPKGKVINQIQDDTGAQITIEDDGTIYVGAEEGSAAESARSMINAIANPTMPEKGERYLGTVVKTTNFGAFISLLPGKDGLLHISKLRGLAGGKRVEAVEDVVSVGQKIQVEISDIDDRGKLSLVPVLEEDEKSEAKDADGDKEPAGADA, from the coding sequence GTGGAGGGACCAGGTATCAAGTTCTCCGAGGCAGTCATCGACAACGGTGCCCTTGGAAAGCACACCATCCGCTTCGAATCCGGTCTGCTGGCTCAGCAGGCCGCCGGTTCGGCAGCGGTCTACATCGACGGCGACACCATGTTGCTGTCGGCAACCAGCGCGCAGGCCAAGCCGCGCGACGCGATCGACTTCTTCCCGCTGACCGTCGACGTCGAAGAGAAGATGTACGCCGCCGGCAAGATCCCCGGTTCGTTCTTCCGTCGTGAGGGACGCCCGTCGGAGTCGGCCATCCTGACCTGTCGGCTGATCGACCGCCCGCTGCGCCCGCTGTTCGTCAAGGGCCTGCGCAACGAGGTCCAGGTCGTCATCACCGTGCTGGCGCTGAACCCCGAGAAGCTGTACGACGTGGTCGCGATCAACGCGGCCTCGATGTCCACCCAGCTGGCCGGGCTGCCGTTCTCCGGCCCGGTCGCCGGTGTCCGGGTCGCCCTGATCGGCGATCAGTGGGTCGGCTTCCCCGACGCCTCCCAGCTGGAGGACGCCTCCTTCGACATGGTCGTCGCCGGCCGGGTCCGCCCCGACGGTGACGTCGCGATCGCGATGGTCGAGGCCGAGTCCACCGAGCAGACCTGGGAACTGGTCCGCAGCGGCAAGACCGCGCCGACCGAGGAGATCGTCGCGGAGGGGCTGGAGGCGGCCAAGCCGTTCATCAAGTCGCTCTGCGACGCCCAGGCCGAGCTGGCCGCGCAGTTCCCCAAGGAGACCGCGCAGTTCCCGATCTTCACCGACTACGAGGACGACGTCTACGCAGCGGTGCAGGCCGAGGCGACCGCGGAGCTGGACCGGCTGACCCAGATCCCGGGCAAGCACGAACGCAACGACGCCACCGCCGAGTACAAGGCGCAGGTCAAGGAAAAGCTTGCGGCCCAGTTCGAGGGCCGGGAGAAGGAGATCTCCGGTGCCTTCAGCGCGCTGACCAAGAAGGTCGTCCGGCAGCGGGTGCTGAAGGACAAGGTCCGCATCGACGGCCGCGGCCTGGCCGACATCCGGACGCTGTCGGCGGAGGTCAGCGTCGTCCCGCGGGTGCACGGTTCGGCGCTGTTCCAGCGCGGCGAGACCCAGATCCTGGGCATCTCCACGCTGAACATGCTGGGCATGGAGCAGAAGCTCGACAATCTCGGTCCGGACAAGACCAAGCGCTACATGCACAACTACAACTTCCCGCCGTACTCGACCGGTGAGACCGGCCGGGTCGGTTCGCCGAAGCGGCGCGAGATCGGCCACGGCGCCCTCGCCGAGCGGGCCATCCTGCCGGTGCTGCCGGACCGCGAGGAGTTCCCGTACGCGATCCGTCAGGTGTCCGAGGCACTCGGTTCCAACGGTTCCACCTCGATGGGCTCGGTCTGCGCCTCGACGCTGGCCCTGCTGAACGCCGGTGTGCCGCTGCGCGCCCCGGTCGCCGGCATCGCGATGGGTCTGATGAGCGAGGAGGTCGACGGCGAGACGCACTACGTCACGCTGACCGACATCCTCGGTGACGAGGACGCGATGGGCGACATGGACTTCAAGGTCGCCGGTACGTCGGAGTTCATCACCGCGCTGCAGCTGGACACCAAGCTCGACGGCATCCCCGCTGACGTGCTGGCCGGTGCGCTGCGTCAGGCCAAGGACGCCCGGACCACCATCCTCGAGGTGATGGCCGAGGCGATCGACAAGCCGGACGAGATGAGCCTGTACGCACCGCGGATCATCACCCTGAAGATCCCGGTCGACAAGATCGGCGAGGTGATCGGTCCGAAGGGCAAGGTGATCAACCAGATTCAGGACGACACCGGCGCCCAGATCACCATCGAGGACGACGGCACCATCTACGTCGGTGCCGAGGAGGGCTCGGCCGCCGAGTCCGCTCGTTCGATGATCAACGCGATCGCCAATCCGACGATGCCGGAGAAGGGCGAGCGCTACCTCGGTACGGTCGTCAAGACCACCAATTTCGGTGCGTTCATCTCGCTGCTGCCCGGCAAGGACGGACTGCTGCACATCTCCAAGCTGCGCGGCCTGGCCGGTGGCAAGCGGGTCGAGGCCGTCGAGGACGTGGTCAGCGTCGGTCAGAAGATCCAGGTCGAGATCTCCGACATCGACGACCGCGGCAAGCTGTCGCTGGTCCCGGTGCTGGAGGAGGACGAGAAGTCCGAGGCCAAGGACGCCGACGGCGACAAGGAGCCGGCTGGAGCCGACGCCTGA
- a CDS encoding 1-phosphofructokinase family hexose kinase codes for MITVAALSPSLDITYLVDSLELGAIHRPTEVHRVAGGKSFNLARAATTAGARVATVAVLGGSTGDFLASELSAAGIQVDAVDSPSETRTCVSIAASDRGDLTEIYPYAPPIPTDVWQRFRTTLGEDLDGRAGWLAINGSAPQGLPDGAFGELTAAASALGVRVAIDTHGPALSGALEASPQLVKINRYEAAALLGQDPDSADLSAMIIAIADRTQGSVIITDGRAGAVGTDGSKIIRAELPADIDGHYPVGSGDSFLGGWLAAVDEGADAGDALRLASGCGAANALLPGPGNLERATAEEIARRTILRPL; via the coding sequence GTGATCACGGTCGCCGCGCTCAGCCCATCGTTGGACATCACCTATCTGGTCGACAGCTTGGAACTCGGCGCGATCCACCGGCCGACCGAGGTCCATCGGGTCGCGGGCGGCAAGTCGTTCAATCTGGCCCGGGCGGCGACGACGGCCGGAGCACGGGTGGCGACGGTGGCCGTGTTGGGCGGTTCGACCGGCGACTTCCTGGCCTCCGAACTGTCGGCAGCCGGGATCCAGGTCGACGCCGTCGACAGTCCGAGCGAGACGCGAACCTGCGTGTCGATCGCGGCCAGCGATCGCGGCGACCTGACCGAGATCTACCCGTACGCACCGCCGATCCCGACCGATGTGTGGCAGCGGTTCCGGACCACGCTCGGGGAGGACCTGGACGGCCGAGCGGGTTGGTTGGCGATCAACGGCAGCGCACCACAGGGTCTGCCGGACGGCGCATTCGGTGAGCTGACCGCCGCAGCCTCCGCGCTCGGCGTCCGGGTCGCGATCGACACCCACGGTCCAGCACTGTCCGGTGCCCTGGAGGCGAGCCCGCAGTTGGTCAAGATCAACCGCTACGAGGCGGCAGCACTGTTGGGGCAGGATCCTGACTCCGCCGATCTGTCCGCGATGATCATCGCCATTGCCGACCGGACCCAGGGTTCGGTGATCATCACCGACGGCCGGGCCGGCGCGGTCGGCACCGACGGCAGCAAGATCATCCGCGCCGAACTGCCGGCCGACATCGACGGTCACTATCCGGTCGGCAGTGGCGATTCGTTTCTCGGAGGCTGGTTGGCCGCCGTCGATGAAGGAGCCGACGCCGGTGACGCACTCCGGCTGGCCAGCGGCTGCGGTGCGGCGAACGCGCTGCTGCCGGGCCCTGGCAACCTGGAGCGCGCGACGGCCGAGGAGATCGCCCGACGGACCATCCTGCGCCCGTTGTGA
- a CDS encoding Chromate resistance protein ChrB — translation MTNTADAQPDWQVVLLRLPSSPSRHRVAAWRRLRKAGALSLGPGVWAVPDVPAFVEHLDHAVDNARRAGGEAIVLQSRGREPQDKAALRAMFEAARNEEWAEFLSDCAKFRAELAKEIRIAKFTLAELEEEEQSMQRLRRWHRELTARDVFGAAAAADAGLALKDCVAACEDYAERVYDTLHGRQQPAHDPGGDTGSGDDTGTEV, via the coding sequence GTGACCAACACAGCGGATGCTCAGCCCGACTGGCAGGTGGTGCTGCTCCGACTGCCGAGCTCGCCGTCGCGGCACCGGGTCGCGGCCTGGCGCCGGCTGCGCAAGGCAGGAGCGCTGTCCCTGGGCCCGGGCGTCTGGGCCGTCCCCGACGTGCCGGCCTTCGTGGAGCACCTGGACCACGCGGTGGACAACGCCCGACGGGCCGGTGGCGAAGCGATCGTGCTGCAATCCCGCGGCCGCGAGCCGCAGGACAAGGCGGCGCTCCGGGCGATGTTCGAGGCGGCCCGGAACGAGGAGTGGGCCGAATTCCTGTCCGACTGTGCGAAGTTCCGGGCCGAACTGGCCAAGGAGATCCGGATCGCCAAGTTCACGCTGGCCGAGTTGGAGGAGGAGGAACAAAGCATGCAGCGGCTGCGTCGCTGGCACCGCGAGCTGACCGCCCGGGACGTCTTCGGCGCTGCCGCGGCCGCCGACGCCGGCCTCGCCCTGAAGGATTGTGTGGCTGCCTGCGAGGACTACGCCGAACGGGTCTACGACACGTTGCACGGCCGACAGCAACCCGCCCATGATCCTGGCGGCGACACCGGCTCGGGCGACGACACCGGCACGGAGGTCTGA
- the truB gene encoding tRNA pseudouridine(55) synthase TruB has protein sequence MPEAATSGIVVVDKPAGLTSHQVVGRMRRLAHTRKVGHAGTLDPMATGVLLIGIERATRLLGHLALTEKEYEATIRLGVSTVTDDAEGEITETHGAVGVTDEAIAAGIAALTGEIQQIPSSVSAIKINGVRSYARVRAGDQVELAARPVTVSRFDLLQRTDADVETVAVVDLDVRVVCSSGTYIRALARDLGRSLGVGGHLTRLRRTRVGGFGSAESRTLEQLEDDLGIIDLPTVTRQTFRSLDLTPEQASWVRNGRRLPDVSLPTGLTALYAPDGEFLALYRPADGGAVAEAVFV, from the coding sequence ATGCCTGAGGCTGCCACCTCGGGGATCGTCGTCGTCGACAAACCCGCCGGTCTGACCTCGCACCAGGTGGTCGGCAGGATGCGTCGACTGGCGCACACCCGCAAGGTGGGCCACGCCGGAACGCTCGACCCGATGGCCACCGGTGTGCTGCTGATCGGCATCGAACGAGCCACCCGGCTGCTCGGCCATCTGGCGCTGACCGAGAAGGAGTACGAGGCGACGATCCGGCTCGGCGTCAGCACCGTGACCGACGACGCCGAAGGCGAGATCACCGAAACCCACGGCGCGGTCGGGGTCACCGACGAAGCGATCGCGGCCGGTATCGCGGCGTTGACCGGCGAGATCCAGCAGATCCCTTCGTCGGTGTCGGCGATCAAGATCAACGGCGTACGGTCCTACGCCCGGGTCCGGGCAGGAGATCAGGTCGAGCTGGCCGCCCGGCCGGTGACGGTGAGCCGCTTCGATCTGTTGCAGCGCACGGATGCCGACGTCGAGACTGTCGCCGTTGTCGATCTTGACGTCCGGGTGGTCTGTTCGTCGGGGACCTACATCCGGGCGCTGGCCCGTGATCTTGGTCGCAGCCTCGGCGTCGGTGGCCATCTGACCCGGCTGCGTCGGACCAGGGTCGGAGGATTCGGCAGTGCGGAGTCCCGGACCCTGGAGCAGCTCGAAGATGATCTTGGAATCATCGATCTGCCGACGGTCACCCGGCAGACCTTCCGATCGCTCGACCTGACCCCCGAACAGGCATCCTGGGTGCGCAACGGTCGTCGGCTGCCCGACGTGTCGTTGCCGACCGGACTGACCGCTCTGTATGCGCCGGACGGGGAATTCCTCGCGCTCTACCGGCCCGCCGACGGCGGCGCCGTCGCCGAGGCCGTCTTCGTCTGA
- a CDS encoding MFS transporter, translated as MTRTPAAERSVSRRRLWPLYAAGFTTAFGAHGVAASLGSPDGVVRSLVSLGLLLALYDLAEVVLKPVFGALSDRIGARPVLLGGLLGFAAVSAVYAVVGGTPALWAVRLGQGIAASAFSPSASALVARLGGAKRRGRAYGGYGLFKSLGYTLGPLLGGLLVHLGGMRLLIGSMAVVALLVAGWCALAVPALPTPPKQRQTVVDLARQIVHPTFLIPVTALALGTAALSVGVGFLPVSGGADGLGALATGAIVSVLALSSAVVQPLAGTALDRGRLSSRIGLTGGLVVIAAGMACATQPKVIFLVAAALLIGIGVGLVTPVGFAALADRTPEAELGRTMGTAELGRELGDAGGPLLVGVLAAAYGLGSGYLVLMIITVLGAGTVFWWSRRHQEAVR; from the coding sequence GTGACACGAACCCCGGCAGCGGAGCGTTCGGTGTCCCGACGTCGGCTATGGCCGTTGTACGCCGCCGGTTTCACCACCGCCTTCGGCGCCCACGGCGTCGCAGCCAGCCTCGGCAGCCCGGACGGCGTGGTCCGCTCGCTGGTGTCATTGGGATTGCTGCTGGCGCTGTACGACCTGGCCGAGGTGGTGCTGAAGCCGGTCTTCGGGGCCCTGTCGGATCGGATCGGCGCCCGGCCGGTGCTGCTCGGTGGCCTGCTCGGATTCGCGGCGGTGTCGGCGGTCTATGCGGTGGTCGGCGGCACGCCGGCGCTCTGGGCGGTCCGGCTCGGGCAGGGGATCGCGGCATCGGCGTTCTCACCGTCCGCCTCGGCGCTGGTGGCCCGGCTCGGCGGCGCCAAACGACGGGGCCGCGCTTACGGCGGCTACGGCCTGTTCAAGAGTTTGGGCTACACCCTCGGTCCGCTGCTCGGCGGCCTGCTGGTGCATCTCGGCGGAATGCGGCTGTTGATCGGTTCGATGGCCGTCGTTGCGCTGCTCGTCGCCGGCTGGTGTGCACTGGCCGTTCCGGCACTGCCGACGCCGCCGAAGCAGCGGCAGACCGTTGTTGATCTTGCTCGACAGATCGTTCACCCGACCTTCCTGATCCCGGTGACCGCACTGGCGTTGGGCACTGCCGCCCTCTCGGTCGGGGTCGGCTTCCTGCCGGTGTCCGGTGGCGCCGACGGTCTCGGTGCGCTGGCCACCGGGGCGATCGTCTCGGTGTTGGCGCTGTCGTCGGCGGTCGTCCAGCCGCTGGCCGGTACGGCCCTGGACCGGGGTCGGCTGTCGTCCCGGATCGGGCTGACCGGCGGACTGGTCGTGATCGCGGCCGGGATGGCCTGTGCCACCCAGCCGAAGGTGATCTTCCTGGTGGCCGCTGCGCTGCTGATCGGGATCGGTGTCGGTCTGGTGACACCGGTCGGATTCGCCGCGCTGGCCGACCGCACCCCGGAGGCCGAGCTCGGTCGGACCATGGGCACCGCCGAACTGGGCCGCGAGCTCGGCGACGCCGGAGGTCCGCTGCTGGTCGGGGTGCTGGCGGCGGCGTACGGGTTGGGTTCGGGTTATCTGGTGTTGATGATCATCACCGTGCTCGGCGCGGGCACCGTGTTCTGGTGGTCACGACGCCACCAGGAGGCAGTGCGGTGA
- a CDS encoding GNAT family N-acetyltransferase, with the protein MSVVIRPSRLTDSEELGSVHVAAWQAAYRGIMPDDYLDGLDPVANARRRRRNFDDPSRTGTELAAELDGRVVGFSYFGPPRDEVPDGWGELWVINLHPGVWRRGIGTRLFAAAVDGLRDAGYRHGYLWVVADNQRAVEFYRRQGWVSDGATKIDQRFGPPVTEIRCSARLTDQQ; encoded by the coding sequence ATGTCTGTCGTGATCCGACCGTCACGGTTGACCGACTCCGAGGAACTCGGGTCGGTGCATGTCGCCGCCTGGCAGGCTGCCTATCGCGGGATCATGCCCGACGACTATCTCGACGGCCTCGACCCGGTGGCCAACGCCCGGCGCCGGCGCAGGAACTTCGACGACCCGTCCCGGACCGGTACCGAACTGGCGGCCGAGCTCGACGGCCGGGTGGTCGGGTTCAGCTACTTCGGCCCGCCGCGCGACGAGGTGCCCGACGGCTGGGGCGAGCTGTGGGTGATCAATCTGCATCCGGGCGTCTGGCGGCGGGGGATCGGGACCAGGCTGTTCGCCGCCGCGGTCGACGGGCTGCGCGACGCCGGCTACCGGCACGGCTACCTGTGGGTGGTCGCCGACAACCAACGGGCCGTGGAGTTCTACCGACGCCAGGGCTGGGTGTCGGACGGGGCGACCAAGATCGATCAGCGGTTCGGCCCGCCGGTCACCGAAATCCGCTGCTCGGCCCGCCTGACCGATCAGCAGTAG
- the rpsO gene encoding 30S ribosomal protein S15 has protein sequence MDAAEKKKIIDEYGTGEGDTGSPEVQVALLSRRIAHLTEHLKQHKHDHHSRRGLMLLVGQRRRLLNYIAKSDIARYRALIERLGLRR, from the coding sequence ATCGACGCTGCCGAGAAGAAGAAGATCATCGATGAGTACGGGACCGGCGAGGGTGACACCGGCTCTCCGGAGGTCCAGGTCGCGCTGCTCAGCCGCCGGATCGCCCATCTGACCGAACACCTGAAGCAGCACAAGCATGATCACCACAGCCGTCGTGGTCTGATGCTGCTGGTCGGTCAGCGCCGTCGGTTGCTCAACTACATCGCCAAGAGCGACATCGCGCGGTACCGAGCTCTCATCGAGCGCCTCGGCCTCCGCCGCTGA
- a CDS encoding exo-beta-N-acetylmuramidase NamZ family protein, whose protein sequence is MDTDNRPSFGRRGALIGAAGLASAGLATAGLAAAGSAPTARADDKRRSPRTHPGRVRSGLQRLADHGYRELAGEKVGILTNPTGVFDDLQHEVDVLQADPRVMVTAVFGPEHGFRGTAQANDSEGSFVDDKTGLTVYDTFELSGRPLADVLQRSGVDTVLFDIADVGARFYTYIWTLFDTMAAAVLAGKRVVVLDRPNPLGGRRASGPVMRPGYETFVGRAPISLVHGMTVGELATLFNAEFLPERVGGPVDLTVIEMDGWWRDCGYGEDGLPWVLPSPNMPTLETAIVYPGSCLLSGTNLSQGRGTTRPFQIVGAPFVDHRLAAELAARRLDGLAVREAYFAPTFSTYSGENCVGIDVAVTDWRAVDAVAYGVALLSALRHLYPQDFRWRNEGTEDDPQFWIDNLTGSPLVREGVDAGHPVERIVASWTTELHRFAAVRRRYLRY, encoded by the coding sequence GTGGACACCGACAACAGACCCTCCTTCGGCCGACGCGGTGCGCTGATCGGCGCTGCCGGACTCGCATCGGCCGGATTGGCAACCGCCGGACTGGCGGCCGCTGGATCGGCGCCGACCGCTCGTGCCGACGACAAGCGCCGTTCGCCGCGGACGCATCCCGGTCGGGTGCGGAGCGGGCTGCAACGGCTGGCCGACCACGGCTATCGAGAACTGGCCGGGGAGAAGGTCGGCATCCTGACCAACCCGACCGGCGTCTTCGACGACCTGCAGCACGAGGTCGACGTCCTGCAGGCCGACCCCCGGGTCATGGTGACTGCGGTGTTCGGGCCGGAGCACGGCTTCCGGGGAACCGCCCAGGCCAACGACTCCGAAGGCAGCTTCGTCGACGACAAGACCGGGCTCACGGTCTACGACACCTTCGAGCTGAGTGGTCGTCCGCTGGCCGACGTGCTGCAGCGGTCCGGGGTGGATACGGTGCTGTTCGACATCGCCGATGTGGGTGCGCGGTTCTACACCTACATCTGGACGCTGTTCGACACCATGGCGGCGGCCGTGCTGGCGGGCAAGCGGGTGGTGGTGCTGGACCGGCCGAATCCGCTGGGCGGACGGCGCGCATCGGGGCCGGTGATGCGGCCGGGATACGAGACGTTCGTCGGCAGGGCTCCGATCTCGCTGGTGCACGGGATGACCGTCGGTGAGCTGGCGACGCTGTTCAACGCCGAGTTCCTTCCCGAGCGCGTCGGGGGACCGGTCGACCTGACGGTGATCGAGATGGACGGCTGGTGGCGCGACTGCGGCTACGGCGAGGACGGCCTGCCGTGGGTGCTGCCGTCGCCCAACATGCCGACCCTGGAGACCGCGATCGTCTATCCCGGCAGTTGCCTGTTGTCCGGCACCAATCTCTCCCAGGGCCGCGGCACGACCCGGCCGTTCCAGATCGTCGGCGCACCGTTCGTCGACCACCGGCTCGCCGCGGAGCTGGCCGCACGGCGGCTGGACGGCCTGGCCGTCCGGGAGGCGTACTTCGCGCCGACCTTCTCCACCTACAGCGGTGAGAACTGTGTCGGCATCGACGTCGCGGTGACCGACTGGCGCGCCGTCGACGCGGTCGCATACGGCGTCGCCCTGCTGTCGGCGCTGCGGCACCTGTATCCGCAGGACTTCCGATGGCGCAACGAGGGCACCGAGGACGATCCGCAGTTCTGGATCGACAATCTGACCGGTTCGCCGCTGGTCCGCGAGGGAGTCGATGCGGGCCATCCAGTCGAGCGGATCGTTGCCTCCTGGACGACCGAGCTGCACCGTTTTGCCGCCGTCCGGCGCCGCTATCTGCGCTACTGA
- a CDS encoding DUF2127 domain-containing protein: MPGFHPKTLLDRLFEIGIVLKGLDGVGELVAGCFVLFLRPATISRLVVILTRGELTEDPRDFVATRLVAAAHRLDAHSLTFVAIYLLAHGVIKVVLVLAILRDKLWAYPWMIAALVAFIGYQVYEYVIDPRLSLLLLTLFDIAVTALTVREYRVQRRPPHRSAPRAGQ; encoded by the coding sequence ATGCCGGGTTTTCACCCGAAGACCCTGCTGGACCGGCTGTTCGAGATCGGCATCGTCCTGAAGGGGCTGGACGGAGTCGGCGAACTGGTCGCCGGCTGCTTCGTGTTGTTCCTGCGGCCGGCAACGATCAGCCGGTTGGTCGTCATCCTGACCCGCGGTGAGCTGACCGAGGACCCCCGCGACTTCGTGGCGACCCGTCTGGTCGCGGCGGCCCATCGGTTGGATGCGCACAGCCTGACCTTCGTCGCGATCTACCTGCTGGCGCACGGCGTGATCAAGGTCGTTCTGGTGCTGGCGATCCTGCGGGACAAGCTCTGGGCCTACCCGTGGATGATCGCCGCCCTGGTGGCCTTCATCGGCTACCAGGTCTATGAGTACGTCATCGATCCGCGGCTGAGCCTGCTGCTGTTGACCTTGTTCGATATCGCGGTGACCGCACTCACCGTCCGCGAGTATCGGGTCCAGCGTCGACCGCCGCACCGGAGCGCACCCCGGGCCGGTCAGTAG
- a CDS encoding bifunctional riboflavin kinase/FAD synthetase: MSQSRVVVIGNFDGVHRGHQKLIAAARRAAGERVDGGAVIAVTFWPHPMSVIRPDRTPLLLTDINERRNLLTAAGVDEVIVVEFTETVAGWPPEHFVDEVLRPLRPTKIMVGENFRFGFRAAGDVELLGKLGGDSAGHGGFAVEGISLLQAGDQPDSSTRVRAAIADGDVELAAELLDRPFRVRGVVIQGAQRGREMGFPTANVPVPAGLAVPADGVYAGWLTRLDRPHADRLPAAISVGSNPTFVGEDRRVETYVLDRTDLELYGVEIAVDFEHRLRGQIKYTGMEALIEQMHLDVDRARELLQL; encoded by the coding sequence ATGAGTCAGAGCCGGGTGGTCGTGATCGGCAACTTCGACGGCGTTCACCGTGGCCACCAGAAACTCATCGCCGCAGCCCGTCGAGCGGCCGGTGAACGAGTCGACGGCGGTGCCGTTATCGCCGTCACGTTCTGGCCGCATCCGATGTCGGTGATCCGGCCCGACCGGACCCCATTGCTGCTCACCGACATCAACGAACGACGCAACCTGCTGACCGCCGCCGGCGTCGACGAGGTGATCGTCGTGGAGTTCACCGAGACCGTCGCCGGCTGGCCGCCGGAGCATTTCGTCGACGAAGTGCTGCGACCCCTGCGGCCGACCAAGATCATGGTCGGGGAGAACTTCCGCTTCGGCTTCCGGGCCGCCGGTGACGTCGAACTTCTCGGCAAGCTCGGCGGCGACTCGGCAGGCCACGGCGGCTTCGCGGTGGAAGGCATCTCGCTGCTCCAGGCCGGTGACCAGCCCGATTCCTCGACCCGGGTCCGCGCGGCCATCGCCGATGGCGACGTCGAACTGGCCGCCGAACTCCTGGACCGCCCGTTCCGCGTTCGTGGTGTCGTCATCCAGGGTGCCCAGCGCGGCCGCGAGATGGGCTTCCCGACCGCAAACGTCCCGGTGCCCGCCGGGCTCGCGGTGCCCGCCGACGGCGTCTACGCCGGCTGGCTGACCCGGCTCGATCGACCCCACGCCGACCGGTTGCCGGCGGCGATCTCGGTCGGCAGCAACCCCACCTTCGTCGGCGAGGACCGCCGGGTGGAGACCTACGTCCTGGATCGCACCGACCTGGAACTGTACGGCGTCGAGATCGCCGTCGACTTCGAGCACCGGCTCCGCGGACAGATCAAGTACACCGGGATGGAAGCGTTGATCGAGCAGATGCATCTCGACGTCGACCGGGCCCGCGAGCTGCTGCAGCTCTGA
- a CDS encoding TIGR03619 family F420-dependent LLM class oxidoreductase: MELEVVLPNESPLMPPGQLVDLAQQAEELGFRTAWLPDHLLPPGEFGATFGGVYEPLMTLGHLGALTDRIRLGTSVLVVPLRDPFLLAKQLATLQQLSAGRIVLGAGVGWSQQEFAAVGADFGRRGAITDDALALLRHLFGGGSAPYEARRFGYTEGVFAPLPEQPVEIMIGGNSDAALRRAARFGDSWQGIPAAPAAFAERAGRLADLAGDRTVAAGLRIGWQGGASGTTAEQLAGEVLEYAAVGADRVAVHFGDADDTAVRMSALVTALRARR, encoded by the coding sequence ATGGAACTCGAGGTGGTGCTGCCGAACGAATCGCCGCTGATGCCGCCGGGGCAGCTGGTCGACCTGGCCCAACAGGCGGAGGAGCTCGGCTTCCGGACGGCCTGGCTGCCGGACCACCTGCTGCCGCCGGGGGAGTTCGGAGCGACGTTCGGCGGCGTCTACGAACCGTTGATGACGCTCGGCCACCTGGGCGCGCTCACCGACCGGATCCGGCTGGGGACCTCGGTGCTGGTGGTGCCGCTGCGCGACCCGTTCCTGCTGGCCAAGCAACTGGCCACCCTGCAGCAGCTGTCGGCCGGGCGGATCGTGCTCGGCGCCGGGGTCGGCTGGTCGCAGCAGGAGTTCGCGGCGGTCGGAGCCGACTTCGGCCGTCGTGGTGCGATCACCGACGACGCACTGGCTCTGCTGCGGCACCTGTTCGGTGGTGGCTCGGCGCCGTATGAGGCACGGCGGTTCGGCTACACCGAGGGCGTCTTCGCGCCGCTGCCCGAGCAGCCGGTCGAGATCATGATCGGCGGCAACAGTGACGCCGCCCTGCGCCGCGCCGCCCGCTTCGGCGACAGTTGGCAGGGGATCCCGGCCGCTCCGGCTGCGTTTGCCGAGCGCGCGGGTCGGCTGGCCGACCTCGCCGGTGACCGAACCGTCGCCGCCGGACTGCGGATCGGCTGGCAGGGTGGGGCGTCCGGCACCACTGCCGAGCAGCTGGCCGGCGAGGTCCTGGAGTACGCTGCCGTCGGAGCGGATCGGGTCGCGGTCCACTTCGGTGACGCCGACGACACTGCCGTACGGATGTCTGCCCTGGTCACGGCGTTGCGTGCCCGCCGGTGA